Proteins from a genomic interval of Bifidobacterium longum subsp. infantis ATCC 15697 = JCM 1222 = DSM 20088:
- a CDS encoding aldo/keto reductase has protein sequence MLEPPVTPIRKANDGLELPATGFGTYKVNGLAGVDAIKFAIHQGYRLIDSAFNYENEGVVGRAIRESGVPREDIIVTSKLPGRHHAHDEALLTIEESVCRMGLDYIDLYLIHWPNPGQGQFVEAWEALVEARERGLVKHIGVSNFLPGHIDLLIRDTGVTPAVNQVELHPYFQQREQLAYDNAHGIITEAWSPLGRANQMLRDPDLKRIAAKHGISVVQAILRWHLQYGDVAIPKSLNPERQRQNLDLTAFELDDQDMADIAAMDNPEGHTFGQNPHWHEEA, from the coding sequence ATGCTTGAACCACCAGTCACTCCGATCCGCAAGGCCAACGACGGCCTCGAACTGCCCGCCACCGGCTTCGGTACGTACAAGGTCAACGGTCTAGCCGGCGTGGACGCCATCAAGTTCGCCATCCATCAGGGTTACCGCCTCATCGACTCTGCGTTCAACTATGAGAACGAGGGTGTGGTGGGTCGCGCCATCCGCGAATCCGGCGTGCCGCGTGAAGACATCATCGTCACGTCCAAGCTGCCCGGCCGCCACCATGCTCACGATGAGGCGCTGCTCACCATTGAGGAGAGCGTGTGCCGTATGGGTCTCGACTACATCGATCTCTATCTGATTCACTGGCCGAACCCAGGCCAAGGCCAGTTCGTCGAGGCATGGGAAGCGCTGGTCGAAGCTCGCGAACGCGGCTTGGTCAAGCACATTGGCGTCAGCAACTTCCTGCCCGGCCACATCGACCTGCTCATTCGCGATACGGGTGTGACGCCGGCCGTCAACCAGGTCGAGCTGCACCCGTACTTCCAGCAGCGCGAACAGCTGGCCTACGACAACGCGCACGGCATCATCACCGAGGCATGGAGCCCGCTGGGCCGCGCCAACCAGATGCTGCGCGACCCAGACCTGAAGCGTATCGCCGCCAAGCACGGTATTTCCGTGGTCCAGGCCATTTTGCGCTGGCACCTCCAGTACGGCGACGTGGCCATCCCGAAGTCTTTGAACCCGGAGCGCCAGCGTCAGAACCTCGACCTGACCGCTTTTGAACTCGATGATCAGGACATGGCCGATATCGCCGCGATGGACAACCCCGAAGGCCACACCTTCGGACAGAACCCCCACTGGCACGAAGAAGCGTGA
- a CDS encoding MFS transporter gives MLLAARLVMSLGAGISLPLITNIILEKAPLEQRGAMLGIVGLVTCAAPAIGPVIGGMLKNHFPPKFILIGFAGTVIMDVVFVALSGNVGASPRMMGRMRPVRIRPRSHAA, from the coding sequence ATGCTGCTCGCCGCCCGACTGGTCATGTCGCTCGGCGCCGGCATCTCCCTGCCGCTTATCACCAACATCATTCTGGAGAAGGCGCCACTTGAACAGCGTGGCGCGATGCTCGGCATAGTCGGCCTGGTCACCTGCGCCGCACCGGCCATCGGCCCGGTGATCGGCGGCATGCTGAAGAACCACTTCCCGCCCAAGTTCATCCTTATCGGCTTCGCCGGCACCGTGATTATGGATGTGGTGTTCGTTGCGCTGTCCGGCAATGTGGGGGCATCGCCGCGAATGATGGGGCGGATGCGGCCGGTTCGTATACGGCCGCGTTCCCACGCAGCATGA
- a CDS encoding branched-chain amino acid ABC transporter permease, which translates to MDQIIMFVSQLFNGLKIGSVYALVALGYTMVYGIIRLINFAHGDFIMVGAYVLMLTIPAIVAMGLPAWVAVIPAVLVCVAVGVIVEKAAYKPVREKGNSMTALITAIAMSLLLENGSQAVFGADFQTVPTIFHLPSIAFGKLKLPGDTLLTIVIGLVIMAGLQLFVKFTRQGKAMRAVSEDKEAAVLMGINVNSTIALTFAIGSGLAAVASLMYCAAYPQVSPMMGAMLGLKAFVAAVLGGIGSIPGAMIGGLAIGLIESLTKAYIGTITGGIITSAFSDAIVFAILIIVLLVKPSGIMGKNEGEKV; encoded by the coding sequence ATGGATCAAATCATCATGTTTGTCAGCCAGTTGTTCAATGGCCTGAAAATAGGCAGCGTGTACGCGCTGGTGGCATTGGGCTACACCATGGTCTACGGCATTATTCGACTGATTAACTTCGCCCACGGCGATTTCATCATGGTCGGTGCCTATGTGCTGATGCTCACCATTCCCGCAATCGTCGCTATGGGACTGCCCGCCTGGGTGGCGGTCATTCCCGCCGTTCTGGTTTGTGTGGCCGTCGGTGTCATCGTCGAAAAGGCCGCGTACAAGCCGGTGCGTGAAAAGGGCAATTCCATGACGGCCCTGATTACCGCCATCGCCATGTCGCTGTTGCTGGAGAACGGTTCCCAAGCCGTCTTCGGCGCCGACTTCCAGACCGTGCCGACTATCTTCCACCTGCCATCCATCGCGTTCGGCAAGCTGAAACTGCCGGGTGACACCCTGCTGACCATCGTCATCGGCCTGGTCATCATGGCCGGTCTGCAACTGTTCGTCAAATTCACTCGCCAAGGCAAGGCCATGCGCGCCGTTTCCGAAGACAAGGAAGCCGCCGTGCTCATGGGCATTAATGTGAACTCCACCATTGCCCTGACCTTCGCCATCGGCTCCGGCTTGGCCGCAGTCGCCTCGCTGATGTACTGCGCCGCCTACCCACAAGTCTCCCCGATGATGGGCGCCATGCTGGGTCTTAAGGCATTCGTCGCCGCCGTGCTCGGCGGCATTGGTTCCATTCCCGGTGCCATGATCGGTGGTCTGGCCATCGGACTGATCGAAAGCCTCACCAAGGCCTATATCGGTACCATTACGGGCGGCATCATCACCTCGGCATTCTCCGATGCCATCGTGTTCGCCATCCTGATCATTGTGTTGCTCGTCAAACCGTCCGGCATCATGGGCAAGAACGAAGGGGAGAAGGTCTGA
- a CDS encoding ABC transporter substrate-binding protein: MNVKFSTKFIAASAAAVMALSLAGCSGGSMDDSSSSNAKASGDSITIGTVTTNSGTAAAYGEAEVKGFELAVSEINAKGGINGKKVKLESMDDKGDATEASNAFNKLSGDNNVLAVAGPTISATTAAVAPLADQAKLATIAPAATSDSIETGNYLFRTCFKDSYQGEVAARFAAENLKVKKVAVLYGTGDPYSSGVGEAFAKAAEKLGLEVVDKESSSSADDTEYSAQLQKIQASGAELLYAPYYYSVAGPYIIPQARSVGFEGYVMGPDGYDGLKLTGDKSQYNKTYYTTHYSADDNTNTKVQDFIKSYKEKNNAEPNTFAALGYDTIYMLKQAIEKAGKNATREDVRNAVTGMNFDGVTGKFTMDKSGSPTKSVIVLEMKDGKPVYNTTVQPK; the protein is encoded by the coding sequence ATGAACGTGAAGTTTTCCACTAAGTTCATTGCGGCCAGTGCGGCCGCGGTAATGGCGCTGTCCCTTGCGGGCTGCTCCGGCGGTAGCATGGATGATTCCTCCAGCTCCAACGCCAAGGCCTCCGGCGACTCCATCACCATCGGCACCGTGACCACCAACTCCGGTACCGCCGCCGCTTACGGCGAGGCCGAGGTCAAGGGCTTCGAGCTGGCCGTGTCCGAGATCAACGCCAAGGGCGGCATCAACGGCAAGAAGGTCAAGCTCGAGTCCATGGACGATAAGGGCGATGCCACCGAGGCTTCCAATGCCTTCAACAAGCTGTCCGGCGACAACAACGTGCTCGCCGTGGCAGGTCCGACCATCTCCGCAACCACTGCCGCCGTGGCTCCGCTGGCCGATCAGGCCAAGTTGGCCACCATCGCCCCGGCCGCTACCTCCGACTCCATCGAAACCGGCAACTACCTGTTCCGCACGTGCTTCAAGGACTCCTACCAGGGTGAGGTGGCCGCTCGTTTCGCTGCCGAGAACTTGAAGGTCAAGAAGGTCGCCGTGCTGTACGGCACCGGTGACCCGTACTCCTCCGGCGTGGGCGAGGCCTTCGCCAAGGCCGCCGAGAAGCTTGGCCTCGAAGTGGTGGACAAGGAGAGCTCCTCTTCCGCTGACGATACCGAGTACTCCGCCCAGCTGCAGAAGATTCAGGCTTCCGGCGCCGAGCTGCTCTACGCGCCGTACTACTACTCCGTGGCTGGCCCGTACATCATTCCGCAGGCTCGCTCCGTGGGCTTCGAAGGCTACGTGATGGGCCCTGACGGCTACGATGGCCTCAAGCTCACCGGTGACAAGTCTCAGTACAACAAGACCTACTACACCACCCACTACTCCGCCGACGACAACACCAACACCAAGGTGCAGGACTTCATCAAGTCCTACAAGGAGAAGAACAACGCCGAGCCAAACACCTTCGCCGCTCTGGGTTACGACACCATCTACATGCTCAAGCAGGCCATAGAGAAGGCCGGCAAGAACGCCACTCGTGAGGATGTGCGCAACGCCGTGACCGGCATGAACTTCGACGGTGTGACCGGCAAGTTCACTATGGACAAGTCCGGTTCCCCGACCAAGTCCGTCATCGTGCTGGAAATGAAGGACGGCAAGCCGGTGTACAACACCACCGTGCAGCCCAAGTGA
- a CDS encoding ROK family glucokinase, whose product MTTLAIDIGGTKIAAAVCDANDSIIQRWRVPTPMDADAINTHIAEIYREAVAAGHTDIEAIGISAAGNVSADRKTLTFSANIPAWINYNLSEHVGALIDHAVPIVVENDANCAGWGEFVHGAGQGSSNMVALTVGTGLGGAIVINGQLYRGSFGMAAELGHLPMVPDGDHCGCGLRGCAERYTSGTSLENFAKSAVRRRPQDAKRLLELCGGDITKLEGPMVSQAAQEGDVLGLYAFGKIGEWLGRTMAAVSAVLDPDLFVIGGGVVAVGDILLEPARYNYQRFLEGSAYRGHAKIVAAVAGQDAGLIGAANLALR is encoded by the coding sequence ATGACCACGCTCGCCATTGATATCGGCGGAACCAAGATCGCCGCTGCCGTCTGCGATGCAAACGACAGCATCATCCAGCGTTGGCGCGTCCCCACGCCGATGGACGCCGACGCCATCAACACGCATATCGCCGAGATCTACCGCGAAGCCGTCGCCGCTGGCCACACCGATATCGAGGCCATCGGCATCTCCGCGGCCGGTAATGTGAGCGCGGATCGCAAGACGCTCACCTTCTCCGCCAACATTCCGGCCTGGATCAATTACAATCTGTCCGAGCATGTCGGCGCGTTGATCGACCATGCCGTTCCGATCGTCGTCGAGAACGATGCCAACTGCGCCGGCTGGGGCGAATTCGTGCACGGTGCCGGCCAAGGCAGCTCCAACATGGTCGCGCTGACCGTGGGCACCGGCCTCGGTGGCGCCATCGTGATCAATGGCCAGCTCTACCGAGGCTCCTTCGGCATGGCCGCAGAGCTCGGCCACCTGCCGATGGTCCCGGACGGAGACCATTGCGGCTGCGGCCTGCGCGGCTGCGCCGAGCGCTATACTTCGGGAACCTCGCTGGAGAACTTCGCCAAGTCCGCCGTGCGTCGTCGTCCTCAGGACGCCAAACGTCTTCTGGAGCTGTGCGGTGGCGACATCACCAAGCTGGAGGGACCGATGGTGTCCCAAGCGGCTCAGGAGGGTGACGTGCTTGGCCTGTATGCGTTCGGCAAGATCGGCGAATGGCTTGGCCGCACCATGGCCGCCGTTTCCGCCGTGCTTGATCCGGACCTGTTCGTCATCGGCGGTGGTGTGGTAGCCGTTGGAGACATTCTGCTGGAGCCGGCCCGCTACAACTACCAGCGTTTCCTGGAAGGCAGCGCCTACCGTGGCCACGCCAAGATCGTCGCCGCAGTCGCGGGCCAGGACGCCGGCCTCATCGGTGCCGCCAATCTGGCTCTTCGCTGA
- the prfA gene encoding peptide chain release factor 1 → MADEQFPAAATALEEYQSIEEQMASPEVVSNPDKLRKLGRRHAELGAIVGAYKTWLQVKDDLAAAQEMAGEDADFAEEAKRLEAELPGVEEKLRTALIPRDPDDARDTIMEIKAGTGGEEAALFAGDLLRMYTRYAEKRGWSVNVQSENTTELGGVKDVQIAIRAKGTPAPEDGVWASMKYEGGVHRVQRIPVTESQGRIQTSAAGVIVFPEADEDDDEIEIDPKDLKIDIFMSSGPGGQSVNTTYSAVRMTHLPTGITVNMQDEKSQIQNRAAALRVLKSRLLAMKHEQEAAEAADMRHSQVRSLDRSERIRTYNFPENRIVDHRTNYKAYNLDAVLDGDLQAVIDSDIQADEADRLANQQ, encoded by the coding sequence ATGGCAGACGAACAGTTCCCGGCGGCGGCAACCGCGCTTGAGGAGTACCAGTCCATCGAAGAGCAGATGGCGAGCCCCGAAGTCGTGTCCAACCCGGACAAGCTGCGCAAGCTGGGCCGTCGTCACGCCGAACTGGGTGCCATCGTGGGTGCCTACAAAACCTGGTTGCAGGTGAAGGACGATCTGGCAGCCGCTCAGGAGATGGCCGGCGAAGACGCCGACTTCGCCGAGGAAGCCAAGCGTCTTGAGGCCGAACTGCCCGGTGTCGAAGAGAAGCTGCGCACCGCGCTGATCCCGCGTGACCCGGATGATGCGCGCGACACCATCATGGAAATCAAGGCTGGCACCGGCGGCGAAGAAGCCGCACTGTTCGCCGGCGACCTGCTGCGCATGTACACCCGTTACGCCGAGAAGCGTGGCTGGAGCGTGAACGTGCAGTCCGAGAACACCACTGAGCTCGGCGGCGTCAAGGACGTGCAGATTGCCATCCGCGCCAAGGGCACGCCCGCTCCCGAAGACGGCGTGTGGGCTTCGATGAAATACGAGGGCGGCGTACACCGTGTGCAGCGCATCCCCGTCACCGAATCGCAGGGCCGTATCCAGACTTCCGCCGCGGGCGTCATCGTGTTCCCCGAGGCCGACGAGGATGACGACGAGATCGAGATCGATCCGAAAGACCTGAAAATCGACATCTTCATGAGCTCCGGCCCCGGCGGCCAGTCCGTGAACACCACGTATTCCGCCGTGCGCATGACCCACCTGCCCACCGGCATCACAGTGAACATGCAGGATGAGAAGTCGCAGATTCAGAACCGTGCCGCCGCGTTGCGCGTGCTGAAGTCCCGCCTGCTGGCCATGAAGCATGAGCAGGAGGCCGCCGAGGCCGCCGACATGCGTCACTCGCAGGTACGTTCGCTTGATCGCTCCGAGCGAATCCGCACATACAACTTCCCGGAAAACCGTATCGTCGACCATCGCACGAATTACAAGGCCTACAACCTTGACGCCGTGCTCGACGGCGACCTGCAGGCCGTCATCGATTCCGACATCCAAGCCGACGAAGCCGACCGTCTGGCCAACCAGCAGTGA
- a CDS encoding permease produces the protein MSGLVMMPSGIAMGILNPVAGKLYDRIGGRPLALLGFAIMTFEAVLLVTIMNTHTAAAMRTGVPEAAASAIGVQASFSTVAIVCAVCLVASLFVRDRGRRLGQQR, from the coding sequence GTGTCCGGTCTGGTGATGATGCCGAGCGGCATCGCCATGGGCATCCTGAACCCGGTGGCAGGCAAGCTGTACGACCGTATCGGTGGCCGGCCGCTCGCCTTGCTGGGCTTCGCGATCATGACGTTTGAGGCTGTGCTACTGGTCACCATCATGAACACGCACACCGCAGCGGCCATGCGCACCGGAGTGCCGGAAGCGGCGGCATCGGCCATTGGCGTGCAGGCTTCGTTCAGCACGGTCGCCATTGTGTGCGCGGTCTGTTTGGTTGCGTCCCTCTTCGTTCGCGACCGTGGCCGCCGACTTGGACAGCAGCGTTAG
- a CDS encoding permease — MISAPPTLMHEFDVPGSTVQWLTTGFMLTNGIMIPITAFLIETFTTRQPFLYAMGIFAE, encoded by the coding sequence ATGATCTCCGCACCGCCCACGTTGATGCATGAATTCGATGTGCCCGGCAGCACCGTGCAATGGCTGACCACCGGATTCATGCTCACCAACGGCATCATGATCCCGATCACCGCGTTCCTCATCGAGACCTTCACCACGCGCCAGCCGTTCCTGTACGCGATGGGCATATTTGCAGAATGA
- the prmC gene encoding peptide chain release factor N(5)-glutamine methyltransferase, which yields MAAADVIRDAAVQLREAGIETPEHDAKLLLAEAAGVELRDVDKALLMGEELGTAERFARFQSMLARRAKREPLQYITGHAPFRYLDLKVGPGVFIPRPETETVVQAGLDWLTRNGMIHPCVVDLCAGSGAIGLSVVSEVPGSQVWAVELSPNTAEWTRRNLSETAKKYPSIASNYHLEIADATSFATLAQLDGTVDIVITNPPYVPQTDIPEQPEVRDWDPELALYGGSADGTLIPERIIERAYRLLKPGGVLVMEHDLTQGERLVAYAKAIGFTAAHTGKDWTGRDRYLFAVS from the coding sequence ATGGCTGCTGCCGATGTGATTCGTGATGCCGCCGTGCAATTGCGTGAGGCTGGTATTGAGACGCCTGAGCATGATGCCAAACTGCTCCTTGCCGAGGCGGCAGGTGTTGAGTTGCGCGATGTCGACAAAGCTCTGTTGATGGGGGAGGAGCTTGGCACAGCCGAACGGTTTGCCCGCTTCCAATCCATGCTTGCCCGCCGTGCCAAGCGCGAGCCGTTGCAATACATCACCGGTCATGCGCCGTTCCGCTATCTCGACCTGAAGGTCGGCCCTGGCGTGTTCATTCCGCGTCCGGAAACCGAAACCGTGGTGCAGGCCGGTCTTGACTGGCTGACAAGAAACGGCATGATCCATCCTTGTGTGGTCGATCTGTGCGCCGGCTCCGGCGCGATTGGGCTGTCCGTTGTCAGCGAGGTGCCCGGCAGCCAGGTGTGGGCGGTGGAGCTGTCGCCGAACACCGCCGAATGGACGCGAAGGAATCTGTCGGAAACCGCGAAAAAGTACCCATCCATTGCCTCGAATTACCATCTGGAAATCGCGGATGCCACGTCCTTCGCCACATTGGCCCAATTGGACGGCACCGTCGATATCGTCATCACCAACCCGCCCTACGTGCCGCAAACCGACATTCCCGAACAGCCGGAAGTACGCGACTGGGACCCTGAACTGGCCCTGTACGGCGGTTCGGCGGACGGCACGCTCATCCCTGAGCGCATTATCGAACGCGCGTACCGACTGCTCAAGCCTGGCGGCGTATTGGTCATGGAGCATGATCTCACTCAAGGTGAGCGTCTGGTGGCCTATGCCAAGGCCATCGGATTTACCGCGGCCCACACCGGCAAGGATTGGACCGGCCGGGATCGCTATCTGTTCGCGGTTTCCTGA
- a CDS encoding ROK family protein: MASLRRINQEDLRNHNLSVVLDTLLRAEKPISRADLAKETGLTKATLSLLASMLIDSGVVQEGESVVSTTYGRPSTPLEIHGGSIAGIGLQINTDGYGCLALDLNGDTLGQEWVSEDMTGTDPYEIFAKLDAMTFPLESRLKRRGCKVVGAGLALPGIVTDDMWLLVARNLGWENVNLTRFNVVRRLDVVAGNEAKMAAIAQIPGYATERASFLNVVDRTDSFIYLSTDIGVGGAVVRDGEVVMGSHGFAGEIGHLSVAMDGPLCSCGRHGCLEAFAGRRALVEAAGIAEDGDATSSEAIDTFLQRWRAGDPDVAKVVDQAADALVSAIASTVNLVDVDTVLLGGLWTHFGDELATVLEGRLRSEILGYPNVKIRVFVPPVALHPSLYGAAEMGLRRFIENPLGYTWGRSSAGRCCLLCWRVHGMGAWRVCRRWWVHATLCKLAVLRSERGAVAQSVRACDS; encoded by the coding sequence ATGGCAAGTCTACGCAGGATCAATCAGGAGGATCTGCGCAACCATAATTTGTCGGTGGTTCTCGACACTTTGTTGCGCGCGGAGAAACCCATAAGCAGGGCCGACCTGGCCAAGGAAACGGGCCTGACCAAGGCCACGCTTTCGCTGTTGGCCTCGATGCTTATCGATAGTGGCGTGGTGCAGGAAGGCGAGTCGGTCGTCTCCACCACATATGGGCGGCCCAGCACGCCGCTGGAGATTCATGGCGGGTCCATCGCCGGCATCGGCCTGCAGATCAACACCGATGGCTACGGTTGCCTGGCACTCGATCTGAACGGCGACACTCTCGGTCAGGAGTGGGTGAGTGAGGATATGACCGGCACTGACCCGTACGAGATCTTCGCCAAGCTCGATGCGATGACCTTCCCGTTGGAAAGCCGACTCAAACGACGTGGCTGCAAAGTGGTGGGAGCCGGGCTTGCGCTGCCGGGCATCGTCACCGACGACATGTGGCTGTTGGTGGCCCGCAATCTGGGTTGGGAAAACGTCAACCTCACCCGGTTCAACGTGGTACGCCGGCTGGATGTGGTGGCCGGTAACGAAGCGAAGATGGCCGCCATCGCTCAGATTCCGGGGTATGCCACCGAACGTGCGTCCTTCCTGAATGTGGTGGATCGCACGGATTCCTTTATTTACCTGTCTACCGATATCGGCGTCGGCGGCGCGGTGGTGCGTGACGGCGAAGTGGTGATGGGCTCGCACGGATTCGCCGGCGAGATCGGCCATCTGTCCGTGGCGATGGATGGGCCGTTGTGCAGCTGCGGGCGCCACGGGTGCCTTGAGGCGTTTGCGGGCCGTCGCGCCTTGGTCGAGGCTGCCGGCATTGCCGAAGATGGGGATGCCACCAGCAGCGAGGCCATCGATACATTCCTCCAGCGTTGGCGTGCGGGGGATCCAGACGTGGCCAAAGTGGTCGATCAGGCCGCTGATGCGCTGGTTTCCGCCATCGCTTCCACCGTGAATCTGGTGGATGTCGATACGGTGCTGTTGGGCGGACTGTGGACGCACTTCGGCGACGAGCTGGCCACCGTGCTTGAAGGCCGGCTGCGTTCGGAAATTCTGGGATACCCGAATGTGAAGATCCGCGTGTTCGTGCCGCCGGTGGCGCTGCATCCCTCGCTATATGGCGCGGCCGAAATGGGCTTGCGACGGTTCATCGAGAACCCGTTGGGGTACACATGGGGGAGAAGTAGCGCCGGGAGATGCTGCTTGTTGTGCTGGCGGGTGCATGGCATGGGTGCATGGCGCGTGTGCCGGCGTTGGTGGGTTCATGCTACACTTTGCAAGTTGGCTGTTTTACGCAGCGAACGTGGGGCCGTAGCTCAGTCGGTTAGAGCATGCGACTCATAA
- a CDS encoding MFS transporter has product MTSSTNPTASSPLPTQAPPWGALWVMALGLAMIVLDSSIVNVSIPTIIDDIGINLTDAQWVTSLYNIVLAALLLPFGKLGDARGRKLVFQVGTVIFVASSTLAAASQGAVMLLAARVLQGIGGAMIMPNTLSTVSALFRGKYRAAAFGVWGAVMSSAAALGPLLGGVFTETLGWRWIFLVNLPLGIAVFVSAIFLVPKTGGNASVAGAADAAQDARSRRVGVDIPGVVLSALTSALLVFGLIEGETYGWWKQTSTQLKLGGLSWNRDWLSPVPICLIAGALLMAVFILFESARGKAGRPVMLDMTLFRIKTFSWGNLAAAAIAAGEFALVFMLPLYLINARGLNTLQAGAMLAVMGLGSIVAGAQAHVMAARLTPAGVIQLGLVIEIIAVALVAVLMPVGFSVWWQLVPMAAYGLGLGFASAQLTSVVLSEVPVMQSGEGSATQSTVRQLGTAVGSAISGASLAMAVNGTLPARLESLGLPAKVGDGLAQAVSGSAGGVIGVFRSGDGPAARFGDEAPKIADAMTSGFVEGGQWTLLVAGIMLFIGLLASVAVRRAASSHNVR; this is encoded by the coding sequence ATGACATCTTCAACGAATCCGACGGCCTCGTCGCCGCTGCCCACCCAGGCGCCGCCGTGGGGCGCGCTGTGGGTGATGGCCCTGGGATTGGCCATGATCGTGCTCGACAGCTCGATCGTCAACGTCTCCATCCCCACCATCATCGATGATATCGGCATTAACCTGACCGACGCCCAGTGGGTCACCTCGCTCTACAACATCGTGCTTGCCGCGTTGTTGCTGCCTTTCGGCAAGTTGGGCGACGCCAGAGGGCGCAAACTGGTGTTTCAAGTCGGTACCGTGATCTTCGTGGCGAGTTCGACGCTCGCCGCCGCCTCGCAGGGTGCGGTGATGCTGCTTGCCGCCCGTGTGCTGCAGGGCATCGGAGGCGCGATGATCATGCCGAACACCCTGTCCACGGTGTCCGCCCTGTTCCGGGGCAAATACCGTGCCGCGGCGTTCGGCGTCTGGGGCGCGGTGATGAGTTCGGCCGCCGCGCTTGGTCCGCTGCTCGGTGGCGTGTTCACCGAGACCTTGGGATGGCGTTGGATCTTCCTGGTGAACCTGCCGCTGGGCATCGCGGTCTTTGTATCGGCCATCTTCCTGGTGCCGAAGACCGGTGGGAACGCCTCGGTCGCCGGTGCCGCGGATGCCGCGCAGGATGCCCGATCCCGTCGCGTCGGTGTGGATATCCCGGGCGTGGTGTTGTCTGCCCTGACCTCGGCCCTGTTGGTGTTCGGTCTTATCGAAGGCGAGACCTACGGTTGGTGGAAGCAGACCTCCACGCAGTTGAAGCTCGGCGGGTTGAGCTGGAATCGTGACTGGTTGTCGCCGGTGCCGATCTGCCTGATCGCCGGCGCGCTTCTGATGGCCGTCTTCATCCTCTTCGAATCCGCGCGGGGCAAAGCCGGTCGGCCGGTCATGCTGGACATGACCCTGTTCCGCATCAAGACGTTCTCGTGGGGCAATCTGGCGGCCGCGGCCATCGCCGCCGGCGAGTTCGCGCTGGTGTTCATGCTGCCGTTGTATCTCATCAACGCCCGCGGGCTCAACACGCTGCAGGCCGGTGCGATGCTGGCCGTGATGGGCTTGGGGTCCATCGTCGCAGGTGCGCAGGCCCATGTCATGGCCGCCAGGCTCACCCCGGCCGGCGTGATTCAACTTGGTCTTGTGATCGAGATCATCGCCGTCGCCCTGGTCGCGGTCCTTATGCCTGTGGGGTTCTCTGTGTGGTGGCAGCTTGTTCCCATGGCCGCGTACGGTCTGGGTCTGGGCTTCGCCTCCGCGCAGCTGACCAGCGTGGTGCTCTCCGAAGTACCGGTCATGCAGTCCGGCGAAGGGTCGGCCACCCAGTCCACGGTTCGACAGCTCGGCACCGCCGTCGGTTCGGCCATCTCCGGCGCGTCGTTGGCCATGGCCGTCAACGGAACATTGCCGGCGCGGCTCGAATCCCTCGGGCTGCCCGCCAAGGTCGGCGACGGTCTGGCCCAAGCGGTCAGTGGTTCGGCGGGTGGAGTGATCGGCGTGTTCCGCAGCGGTGATGGACCGGCGGCCCGATTCGGCGACGAGGCGCCGAAGATTGCCGATGCGATGACTTCAGGGTTCGTCGAAGGCGGCCAGTGGACGCTTCTGGTCGCCGGCATCATGCTGTTCATCGGTTTGCTGGCCTCGGTGGCCGTGCGTCGTGCCGCGTCGTCGCACAACGTGCGTTGA
- a CDS encoding peptide deformylase: protein MQRPIMTSRSFLRTPSEVAGPGDEQVIEDLVDTLEANRSRCVGMAANMIGVGKRIIVFVDEDLGGRITVMFNPVITASDGAFDAQEGCLSLTGERRTLRYRRIEVNYEDRRFRARHATFAGWTAQIIQHEVDHCNGIII from the coding sequence ATGCAACGTCCTATTATGACTTCGCGGTCGTTTTTGCGCACGCCGTCCGAAGTGGCCGGACCCGGCGACGAGCAGGTGATCGAAGACCTCGTAGACACGCTGGAGGCCAACCGTTCACGGTGCGTGGGCATGGCCGCCAACATGATTGGCGTAGGCAAACGCATCATCGTCTTCGTGGATGAAGACCTTGGCGGGCGTATTACGGTGATGTTCAACCCCGTGATCACCGCTTCGGACGGTGCCTTCGACGCCCAGGAAGGCTGTTTGTCGCTGACCGGCGAACGCCGCACACTGCGCTACCGCCGTATCGAGGTCAACTACGAGGACCGTCGGTTCCGCGCCCGCCACGCCACCTTCGCCGGTTGGACTGCGCAGATTATCCAGCATGAAGTCGATCACTGCAACGGCATCATTATCTGA
- the rpmE gene encoding 50S ribosomal protein L31, giving the protein MQQGIHPDYHPVEVTCSCGNTFVTRTAGKEDHMFVDVCSQCHPFYTGKQKILDTGGRVARFEKRYGKKSK; this is encoded by the coding sequence ATGCAGCAGGGTATCCATCCTGATTACCACCCCGTTGAGGTGACGTGCTCGTGCGGCAACACCTTCGTGACCCGCACCGCTGGCAAGGAGGATCACATGTTCGTTGACGTGTGCTCTCAGTGCCACCCGTTCTACACTGGCAAGCAGAAGATTCTTGACACCGGTGGCCGCGTTGCTCGCTTCGAGAAGCGCTACGGCAAGAAGAGCAAGTAG